In the Larimichthys crocea isolate SSNF chromosome XXI, L_crocea_2.0, whole genome shotgun sequence genome, one interval contains:
- the morf4l1 gene encoding mortality factor 4-like protein 1 → MAPKQDPKPKFQEGERVLCFHGPLLYEAKCVKINIKDKQIKYFIHYSGWNKNWDEWVPESRVLKYVDSNLQKQKELQKANQDHYVEGRMRGAAPNKKIPAAPQKNDVKTKKNKQKTPGAGEGTSSGGDPTHPPRKKRARVDPTVESEETFINRVEVKVKIPEELKPWLVDDWDLITRQKQLFHLPAKKNIDAVLEDYANYKKSRGNSDSKEFAVNEVVAGVREYFNVMLGTQLLYKFERPQYADILANHPDTSMSQIYGAPHLLRLFVRIGAMLAYTPLDEKSLALLLSYLQDFLKYLVKNSASLFNASDYEVAPPEYHRKAV, encoded by the exons ATGGCGCCGAAACAGGACCCGAAACCTAAATTTCAAGAAG GTGAAAGAGTGCTGTGTTTTCATGGGCCATTGCTCTACGAAGCTAAG TGTGTTAAGATAAACATCAAggataaacaaatcaaatactTTATTCATTACAGCGGGTGGAACAAGAA CTGGGACGAATGGGTTCCTGAAAGCCGAGTGCTTAAGTATGTGGACAGTaatctgcagaaacagaaagagctTCAGAAGGCCAATCA AGACCATTATGTAGAAGGAAGAATGAGGGGTGCTGCGCCGAATAAGAAGATACCTGCTGCACCGCAGAAAAATGATGT gaaaaccaaaaagaacaaacaaaaga ctcctGGTGCAGGAGAAGGGACTAGCTCAGGAGGAGACCCAACCCACCCTCCACGAAAGAAGAGGGCACGGGTTGACCCAACAGTTGAAAGT GAGGAGACCTTCATAAATCGGGTGGAGGTTAAAGTAAAAATCCCAGAGGAGCTGAAACCATGGCTTGTGGATGACTGGGACCTGATTACAAGGCAAAAACAG cttTTCCACCTacctgccaaaaaaaacatcGACGCAGTCCTTGAAGATTATGCAAACTACAAGAAATCAAGAGGAAACTCTGACAGCAA GGAGTTTGCTGTGAACGAGGTGGTCGCTGGTGTCCGGGAATATTTCAACGTCATGCTGGGGACGCAACTTCTCTACAAATTTGAGAGGCCGCAATACGCGGACATCCTGGCCAACCACCCAGATACATCTATGTCTCAGATCTACGGTGCACCGCACCTACTCAGACTCTTTG TGAGAATCGGAGCCATGCTTGCATACACTCCCCTGGATGAGAAGAGCCTTGCACTGCTGCTCAGTTATCTACAAGACTTCCTCAA GTATCTTGTAAAGAACTCTGCATCGCTCTTCAATGCAAGTGACTATGAAGTTGCTCCTCCAGAGTACCACCGCAAGGCAGTctaa